A window of the Helianthus annuus cultivar XRQ/B chromosome 4, HanXRQr2.0-SUNRISE, whole genome shotgun sequence genome harbors these coding sequences:
- the LOC110937619 gene encoding gibberellin 20-oxidase-like protein, translated as MVSSSAFETTLNLPSLDLSKPLQPSSMSSLSEACHQWGFFNIVNHGISKDLFENIKSFSNQLFDLPSEVKLKLGPSSSIKTYTPQFIASPYFESFRVSGPDFHSSAQGSVDVVFNNNIRHEFGEILEEYGKKMTELAKKIMKIALMVLGDGFDTRFYDLDFKNCHGYLRINRYSPPTNLEDMKTIEGLGMHTDMSCITIVYQDETGGLQVKSKQEGRWMDIAPSEGTLVVNIGDLLQAWSNDKLISSEHRVVLKKPVNRLSIAFFWCFEDEKVILAPNEVAGNEDMRLYKPFVCLDYLKFRESNEEGKFEKVGFTVKDFVAHNAKNELCTKVQAVTQ; from the exons ATGGTTTCAAGTTCTGCTTTTGAAACAACCCTAAACCTCCCAAGTCTAGACCTTTCAAAGCCATTACAACCTTCATCTATGTCTTCTCTTTCTGAAGCTTGTCATCAATGGGGTTTCTTCAATATTGTCAACCATGGAATCTCCAAGGACCTTTTTGAAAATATCAAATCTTTCTCTAATCAACTCTTTGATCTTCCTAGTGAAGTAAAGCTTAAACTTGGTCCTTCTTCATCCATCAAaacttacactccccaattcatTGCATCTCCATATTTTGAAAGTTTTAGGGTTTCTGGACCAGATTTTCATTCATCTGCTCAAGGTTCAGTTGATGTGGTATTCAACAATAATATTCGTCATGAATTCGG CGAGATATTGGAAGAATACGGGAAGAAAATGACCGAACTGGCAAAGAAGATTATGAAGATCGCGTTAATGGTCCTAGGAGATGGGTTCGATACAAGATTCTACGACTTAGATTTCAAAAACTGTCACGGCTATTTACGAATAAACAGATATTCACCTCCAACCAATTTAGAGGACATGAAAACCATAGAAGGGCTAGGTATGCATACAGATATGAGTTGCATAACAATTGTGTATCAAGATGAAACAGGAGGTTTGCAAGTGAAATCAAAACAAGAGGGGAGGTGGATGGACATTGCTCCAAGTGAAGGGACTTTGGTTGTAAATATTGGGGACTTGTTGCAAGCTTGGAGCAATGACAAGCTCATCTCATCTGAACATAGAGTTGTGTTGAAAAAGCCAGTAAACCGGCTTTCGATTGCTTTCTTTTGGTGTTTTGAGGATGAGAAGGTGATTTTGGCTCCTAATGAAGTCGCGGGCAATGAGGACATGAGACTTTACAAGCCGTTTGTTTGCTTGGAttacttgaaattccgagagagTAACGAAGAGGGAAAGTTTGAAAAAGTTGGGTTTACCGTTAAAGATTTTGTCGCGCACAACGCCAAGAATGAATTGTGTACAAAAGTCCAAGCCGTAACACAATAG
- the LOC110937618 gene encoding beta-amylase 2, chloroplastic, with amino-acid sequence MAITNASSLLKCATTMAFPSAAVLLSRHPPSALQFTLPSHHLILNSTNFTSLTPVSAASNDSVRTSDHHQVVETVSDERDFAGTPHVPVYVMLPLGMINLECELVDVDDLRDQLRTLKSINVDGVMVDTWWGIVEANEPQRYNWKGYKQLFSIVRELDLKLQVVMSFHECGGNVGDDVHIPLPKWIRDIGQENPDIYFTDRDGRRNSEGLTWGIDKERVLRGRTAVEVYFEYMRSFRVEFDEFFQDGSITEIEIGLGACGELRYPSYPAKHGWEYPGIGEFQCYDKYLRKCLEKAAEARGHSFWGRPPDNAGSYNSQPQDTRFFCDGGEYDSAYGRFFLKWYSQYLIDHGDRVLSMANLAFEDTPIAVKLSGIHWWYKTASHAAELTAGFYNRANRDGYAPIVSMLKKHETALNFTCVELRTLDQQEGFPEAMVDPEGLVWQVLNAAWDADIPVASENALPCYDRQGYNKILEHAKPRNDPDGRHLSAFTYLRLNQALLEEHNLREFQLFVKRMHGEAVEDL; translated from the exons ATGGCGATCACAAACGCCTCTTCTCTGCTAAAATGCGCCACTACCATGGCTTTTCCCTCTGCAGCCGTTCTTCTCTCACGGCATCCTCCTTCCGCTCTTCAATTCACTCTTCCTTCTCATCACctcatcctcaattccaccaattTCACTTCTCTCACTCCAGTTTCCGCCGCATCAAATGATTCTGTTCGTACCTCGGATCATCATCAG GTAGTTGAAACTGTCTCGGATGAACGAGATTTTGCAGGCACGCCACATGTTCCGGTTTATGTTATGCTACCA TTGGGGATGATTAACCTGGAGTGTGAGCTGGTTGATGTTGATGATCTTAGAGATCAGTTAAGAACGCTGAAGTCGATTAATGTTGATGGTGTAATGGTTGATACATGGTGGGGGATTGTAGAGGCTAACGAGCCTCAACGGTATAACTGGAAAGGCTACAAGCAACTCTTTTCGATAGTGCGTGAATTGGATCTTAAGTTACAGGTTGTAATGTCGTTTCATGAATGTGGAGGTAATGTTGGTGACGATGTTCATATTCCATTGCCTAAATGGATACGAGACATTGGTCAAGAAAATCCGGATATTTATTTcactgatagagatggaaggcgAAACTCCGAAGGCCTTACTTGGGGAATCGATAAGGAACGTGTTTTGAGAGGCCGTACTGCTGTTGAG GTATACTTTGAGTATATGAGAAGCTTTCGGGTTGAATTTGATGAATTCTTCCAGGATGGGAGCATTACCGAGATTGAAATCGGTTTAGGTGCTTGTGGAGAATTGCGTTACCCTTCTTACCCTGCGAAACATGGTTGGGAATATCCTGGTATTGGTGAATTCCAG TGCTATGATAAATACCTAAGAAAGTGTCTTGAGAAAGCTGCAGAAGCAAGAGGACACTCGTTTTGGGGTAGACCACCTGATAATGCAGGCTCTTATAACTCCCAGCCTCAGGATACCAGATTCTTTTGTGACGGTGGTGAATACGATAGCGCGTACGGCAGATTTTTTCTAAAATGGTACTCCCAGTATCTCATTGATCATGGTGATAGAGTACTATCTATGGCCAATTTAGCCTTCGAAGACACTCCCATTGCTGTAAAG TTATCAGGTATCCATTGGTGGTACAAAACCGCCAGCCATGCGGCTGAACTGACAGCTGGATTCTACAACCGGGCCAACCGTGATGGCTATGCTCCAATTGTGTCGATGTTAAAGAAGCATGAAACTGCTTTAAACTTTACATGTGTTGAATTGCGTACGTTGGACCAGCAAGAGGGCTTTCCGGAAGCAATGGTTGACCCTGAAGGGTTAGTTTGGCAG GTACTGAATGCTGCATGGGATGCCGATATACCAGTTGCAAGTGAAAATGCACTTCCATGCTATGATAGACAAGGGTATAACAAGATATTAGAACATGCAAAACCGAGAAATGATCCAGATGGTAGACATTTATCTGCTTTTACCTACCTTAGGCTCAATCAAGCTCTCCTTGAAGAACATAACTTGAGGGAATTTCAACTATTTGTCAAGAGAATGCATG GTGAAGCTGTGGAGGATCTTTAA